Proteins from one Pseudarthrobacter sp. BIM B-2242 genomic window:
- a CDS encoding YesL family protein, which produces MNDDPLGWAGRVMQWLGFASRLVLVNVLFVAGTLAGLVLFGLFPAAVAATTILARLRLGGAGDNSAGDHVVRDFIRVYRSRFRHANRVGGIFWLAGVVLFLNVLTVLVPSGADLSSPVPAVLLVLAAVAGLGTLAAAAVAVSLCSRYRDSVTSVWRTAFVLPLVSPLMSLSVLATLAAAVVTFSAMPVLVPLVGASLPLLLSGWMVDRRLAGLEASQAGGATAPKQTGTVRHTEPAAA; this is translated from the coding sequence GTGAACGACGATCCGCTGGGCTGGGCAGGGCGTGTGATGCAATGGCTTGGTTTCGCCTCCCGGCTGGTGCTGGTCAACGTGTTGTTTGTGGCCGGCACCCTGGCCGGACTGGTGCTGTTTGGCCTGTTCCCGGCTGCAGTGGCCGCCACCACCATCCTGGCGCGCCTGCGGCTTGGCGGTGCCGGCGATAACAGCGCCGGCGACCACGTGGTCCGGGACTTCATCAGGGTTTACCGCTCCCGGTTCCGGCACGCAAACCGCGTGGGCGGCATCTTCTGGCTGGCCGGCGTCGTGCTTTTCCTGAACGTCCTGACCGTGCTGGTTCCATCGGGGGCAGATCTGTCCTCACCGGTCCCCGCCGTGCTGCTGGTGCTGGCGGCGGTTGCCGGCCTCGGAACCCTGGCCGCGGCCGCGGTCGCCGTGTCCCTGTGCAGCCGCTACCGCGACTCCGTCACCAGTGTGTGGAGAACGGCGTTTGTGCTGCCCCTGGTGTCACCCCTGATGAGTCTGTCCGTGCTGGCCACCCTGGCGGCCGCCGTCGTCACCTTTTCCGCCATGCCGGTTCTAGTGCCGCTGGTGGGCGCGTCTCTGCCGCTGCTGCTGTCCGGTTGGATGGTGGACCGCCGGCTGGCTGGCCTCGAAGCATCGCAGGCAGGTGGCGCCACTGCGCCAAAACAAACCGGGACTGTACGGCACACCGAGCCGGCCGCCGCCTAA
- a CDS encoding alpha-N-arabinofuranosidase — MTITSAAAEQTDLAVVAPAVITIDRSAVVAPVSRRIFGSFVEHLGRCVYDGIYEPGHPTANEDGFRLDVIELVKELGSSTIRYPGGNFVSGYRWEDGVGPREQRPVRRDLAWHSLESNQVGLEEFARWCKLTGSELMMAVNLGTRGIEAALDLLEYANHPSGTALSEQRIANGAKDPYNIRMWCLGNEMDGPWQIGHMSAEDYGKIAARTASAMKTADKDLELVVCGSSGSSMPTFGEWERVVLEQSYDYVDYISCHAYYQERNGDLGSYLASSLDMQYFIETVVATADHVKHKLKSKKTIQLSFDEWNIWYLDEHQASDEVNEEWTHAPRQLEDTYSVADAVVFGNLLITLLKNHDRVAAASLAQLVNVIAPIMTEPGGDTWRQTTFFPFSVTSRLAKGEVLRPRIEAGTYTTAVYGEAPLVDAVATADAATGESALFLVNRSQTEAIDVTINVSDLKATSITEAVTLHDADVYAKNTLQDQDRVGLKQLDGAVLDEGTLTVTLPPVSWSAVALG; from the coding sequence GTGACCATCACCTCCGCTGCTGCTGAACAGACCGACTTGGCTGTTGTGGCACCCGCCGTCATCACCATCGACCGCTCCGCCGTTGTTGCCCCGGTCAGCCGCCGCATCTTCGGCTCCTTCGTGGAACACCTGGGCCGCTGTGTCTACGACGGCATCTACGAACCGGGCCACCCCACCGCCAACGAGGACGGCTTCCGGCTGGACGTCATCGAACTCGTCAAGGAGCTCGGCTCCAGCACCATCCGCTACCCCGGGGGCAACTTCGTCTCCGGCTACCGCTGGGAAGACGGCGTGGGACCGCGCGAGCAGCGTCCCGTCCGCCGCGACCTCGCCTGGCACTCGCTCGAATCCAACCAGGTGGGCCTGGAGGAATTCGCGCGGTGGTGCAAGCTCACCGGCTCCGAGCTGATGATGGCGGTCAACCTGGGCACCCGCGGCATCGAAGCGGCCCTCGACCTGCTCGAATACGCCAACCACCCCTCCGGCACCGCACTCAGCGAGCAGCGGATCGCCAACGGCGCCAAGGACCCGTACAACATCCGCATGTGGTGCCTGGGCAATGAGATGGACGGCCCGTGGCAGATCGGCCACATGTCCGCGGAGGACTACGGCAAGATTGCGGCCCGCACCGCCTCGGCCATGAAAACGGCGGACAAGGACCTGGAACTGGTGGTGTGCGGGTCGTCCGGGTCCTCCATGCCCACGTTCGGCGAGTGGGAGCGCGTGGTCCTGGAGCAGAGCTACGACTATGTGGACTACATCTCCTGCCACGCCTACTACCAGGAACGCAACGGCGACCTCGGTTCCTACCTCGCGTCCTCACTGGACATGCAGTACTTCATTGAAACGGTGGTGGCCACCGCGGACCACGTCAAGCACAAGCTGAAGAGCAAAAAGACAATCCAGCTCTCCTTCGACGAATGGAACATCTGGTACCTGGACGAGCACCAGGCCTCTGATGAGGTCAACGAGGAATGGACCCACGCCCCGCGCCAGCTGGAGGACACCTACTCCGTCGCCGATGCGGTGGTGTTCGGCAACCTGCTGATCACCCTCCTGAAGAACCATGACCGTGTCGCCGCAGCCTCCCTCGCCCAGCTGGTCAACGTCATCGCCCCCATCATGACCGAACCGGGCGGCGACACCTGGCGCCAGACCACGTTCTTCCCCTTCTCTGTCACCTCACGCCTTGCAAAGGGCGAGGTGCTGCGCCCGCGCATCGAGGCAGGGACCTATACGACGGCGGTGTACGGCGAAGCGCCGCTGGTGGATGCTGTAGCAACAGCGGACGCCGCCACCGGCGAGTCCGCCCTGTTCCTCGTGAACCGCAGCCAGACCGAGGCCATTGACGTGACCATCAACGTCTCGGACCTCAAAGCCACGTCCATCACTGAAGCCGTGACCCTGCACGATGCGGACGTATACGCCAAGAACACCCTTCAGGACCAGGACCGGGTGGGCCTGAAGCAGCTCGACGGCGCCGTCCTCGACGAGGGTACGCTCACGGTGACGCTGCCACCGGTGTCCTGGTCCGCCGTCGCGCTTGGCTGA
- a CDS encoding arabinan endo-1,5-alpha-L-arabinosidase gives MRPKSSAAGRRRNIRSPRRPAAVLAAVVVLVLAGCADAPGTAPEEKPAGLTGDFFTHDPALVKGESGGPWFIYSTGNGQVGDGNIQVRRSDDGVDWAYAGEVWQEKPAWLDAAVPGLDNLWAPELYEHDGTWYLYYSASTFGKNLSVIALATNSTLDPEDPAYEWVDRGQVISSKGERFNAIDPGLAEDENGTPWLSFGSFWTGLQLVKLEWPTGLRAGTEDPVTIADRNAPPNAIEAPYILPRDGKYYLFFSRDFCCQGMESTYNIAVGRSDTITGPYVDAEGKELLDGGGTPVLGTDGGRVGPGGQSVSGNTMAFHYYAGDLDGAFRLGLADLGWKDGWPVAQWE, from the coding sequence ATGCGGCCGAAAAGTTCCGCTGCCGGCCGCCGCAGGAATATACGTTCCCCGCGGCGTCCGGCAGCGGTGCTGGCCGCCGTTGTTGTCCTTGTCCTGGCCGGCTGCGCTGACGCGCCCGGTACAGCGCCGGAGGAAAAACCTGCCGGACTAACGGGGGACTTCTTCACGCACGATCCCGCGCTGGTCAAAGGGGAGTCCGGCGGGCCTTGGTTCATCTACTCCACGGGCAACGGGCAGGTGGGGGACGGCAACATCCAGGTCCGGCGCTCCGATGACGGCGTGGACTGGGCGTACGCCGGGGAAGTCTGGCAGGAAAAGCCGGCCTGGCTGGACGCGGCGGTCCCCGGCCTGGACAACCTGTGGGCGCCGGAGCTCTATGAACATGACGGCACCTGGTACCTGTACTACTCGGCGTCGACGTTCGGCAAAAACCTGTCGGTGATCGCGCTGGCCACCAACTCCACGCTGGACCCGGAGGATCCCGCCTACGAGTGGGTGGACCGCGGCCAGGTGATTTCGTCCAAGGGGGAGCGGTTCAACGCCATCGACCCGGGTCTTGCTGAGGATGAAAACGGGACGCCCTGGCTATCCTTTGGTTCCTTCTGGACCGGCCTTCAGCTGGTGAAGCTCGAATGGCCCACCGGATTGCGCGCCGGTACGGAAGATCCCGTGACCATCGCCGACCGCAATGCCCCGCCGAACGCCATCGAAGCTCCTTACATCCTGCCCCGCGACGGCAAGTACTACCTCTTCTTCTCCCGGGACTTCTGCTGCCAGGGCATGGAGAGTACTTACAACATCGCCGTGGGCAGGTCGGACACCATCACTGGCCCATACGTTGACGCCGAGGGCAAGGAACTGCTCGACGGCGGCGGCACGCCCGTGTTGGGTACAGATGGAGGCCGTGTGGGGCCGGGCGGGCAGTCTGTCTCCGGGAACACGATGGCGTTCCACTACTACGCCGGGGACCTGGACGGTGCGTTCCGGCTTGGCCTGGCGGACCTTGGGTGGAAGGACGGCTGGCCGGTGGCGCAGTGGGAGTAG
- a CDS encoding LacI family DNA-binding transcriptional regulator gives MATTLHDVARVAGVSFKTVSNVINNHPHVRDTTRAKVEKAIEELGYRPNLTARSLRSGHTGAITLALPQLSLPYFAELADAVIEAAAKHGLVVLIEQTGADRKRELDVMASPRLKMSDGLIFSPLALGQEDAALIKADVPIVLLGERIFGSSSDHVTMQNVTAARAATEHLLDLGRKRIAVVGAHEGEVIGSAGLRLRGYREALESRGIPYDDAIVAYVVDWHRSNGAAAMHDLLDRGVSFDAVFGLNDTLAQGAVRVLQEAGFRVPDDVAVIGFDDLDETRYTLPTLSTVDPGRTEIAETAIRMLMERIKDPNGTPPREIETAFQVVARESTVG, from the coding sequence ATGGCAACAACACTTCACGACGTGGCACGCGTGGCGGGTGTGTCCTTCAAAACCGTGTCCAACGTGATCAACAACCATCCGCACGTCCGGGACACAACACGGGCCAAGGTTGAAAAGGCGATTGAGGAGCTCGGCTACCGGCCCAACCTGACCGCCCGCAGCCTGCGCTCCGGGCACACCGGCGCCATCACCCTGGCACTCCCCCAGCTGAGCCTGCCCTACTTCGCTGAGCTGGCCGACGCCGTCATCGAAGCCGCCGCGAAACACGGACTCGTGGTGCTGATTGAACAGACCGGAGCGGACCGGAAGCGGGAGCTTGACGTCATGGCCAGCCCCCGGCTCAAGATGTCCGATGGCCTGATCTTCAGCCCCCTCGCCCTGGGCCAGGAGGACGCGGCCCTGATCAAGGCCGACGTGCCGATCGTCCTGCTCGGCGAGCGCATCTTCGGCAGCTCCTCCGACCATGTCACGATGCAAAACGTCACCGCCGCCCGGGCAGCTACCGAACACCTGCTGGACCTTGGAAGGAAGCGGATCGCCGTGGTGGGCGCCCACGAAGGAGAAGTCATCGGCTCAGCCGGCCTCCGGCTGCGCGGGTACCGGGAAGCGCTGGAGAGCCGGGGCATTCCCTACGACGACGCCATCGTCGCCTACGTGGTGGACTGGCACCGGTCCAACGGCGCGGCCGCCATGCACGACCTGCTGGACCGCGGAGTGTCCTTTGACGCCGTCTTCGGCCTCAACGACACCCTGGCCCAGGGCGCGGTCCGCGTCCTGCAGGAGGCGGGGTTCCGCGTGCCGGACGATGTCGCGGTGATCGGCTTCGATGATCTCGACGAAACCCGCTACACCCTGCCCACCCTGAGCACCGTGGATCCCGGGCGCACCGAAATCGCGGAGACCGCCATCCGGATGCTGATGGAACGCATCAAGGACCCGAACGGAACGCCGCCCCGTGAGATCGAGACGGCGTTCCAGGTTGTGGCGCGCGAATCGACGGTGGGTTAG